One Armatimonadota bacterium genomic region harbors:
- a CDS encoding cysteine desulfurase family protein: MRRIYLDNSATAPPFPKAVAAAAEVSAGPFGNPSSLHRMGMEAEAVLEEARRVVADGLRADPSEVIFTSGGTESNNLALFGVAANRRHPHVVVSAVEHSSVLEAARRLAERGVAVDVAPVDADGQVRLDALRELVRPNTSIVSVMRVNNEVGTVQPIREIARILDDVAARYGRRPVLHTDAVQAFCRVDVDPKAQGVDLVTVSAHKIGGPKGIGALYVRRGIRLVPLLVGGDQEGGLRAGTQNVPGAAGFGAALRIWQQSGPTMLDHLQRLRDVLREALNTIPGLAWNTPAQAERTAPHILNFSVPGLRGETLVHRLAAEGVYVSTGSACHSRKPRPSHVLLAMGRSEQEAMSSIRVSLGPQNTEAEVLAAARAIRAAVEDLSAVRL, encoded by the coding sequence ATGCGGAGGATCTACCTCGACAACAGTGCGACCGCGCCGCCGTTTCCGAAGGCGGTGGCAGCGGCAGCAGAGGTGTCGGCCGGCCCCTTCGGAAACCCGTCGTCCCTGCACCGCATGGGGATGGAGGCGGAAGCCGTCCTGGAGGAGGCTCGCCGCGTCGTGGCGGATGGCCTCCGAGCCGATCCCTCCGAGGTCATCTTCACGTCGGGCGGGACGGAGTCCAACAACTTGGCGCTGTTCGGTGTCGCCGCCAACCGCCGCCATCCGCACGTCGTCGTCAGTGCCGTGGAGCACTCCTCCGTGCTGGAAGCCGCACGGCGGCTGGCCGAGCGGGGTGTGGCGGTGGACGTGGCGCCCGTGGATGCCGACGGCCAGGTGCGGCTGGACGCGCTCCGAGAACTCGTCCGCCCCAACACGTCGATCGTCAGCGTGATGCGGGTGAACAACGAGGTCGGGACCGTACAGCCCATCCGTGAGATCGCCAGGATCCTGGACGATGTCGCAGCCCGCTACGGCCGTCGCCCGGTACTCCACACCGACGCGGTGCAGGCGTTCTGCCGCGTGGACGTCGATCCCAAAGCGCAGGGCGTGGATCTGGTGACGGTGTCCGCCCACAAGATCGGCGGCCCCAAGGGAATCGGGGCTCTGTACGTGCGGCGCGGCATCCGACTGGTACCGCTGCTGGTCGGCGGTGATCAGGAGGGTGGCCTGCGGGCCGGCACCCAGAACGTTCCAGGGGCTGCAGGCTTTGGGGCCGCGCTGCGCATCTGGCAGCAGTCCGGCCCCACCATGTTGGACCACCTTCAGCGCCTGCGCGACGTGCTGCGGGAAGCCCTGAACACGATCCCCGGCCTTGCGTGGAACACCCCCGCACAGGCGGAACGCACGGCCCCGCACATCCTGAACTTCTCGGTGCCGGGCCTACGGGGCGAGACGTTGGTTCACCGCCTTGCAGCGGAAGGGGTGTACGTGTCGACGGGGTCGGCGTGCCACTCGCGCAAGCCGCGCCCCAGCCACGTCCTCCTCGCAATGGGGCGCAGTGAACAAGAGGCGATGAGCAGCATCCGGGTCAGCCTGGGGCCGCAGAACACCGAGGCGGAAGTTCTGGCCGCCGCCCGGGCCATCCGGGCCGCCGTGGAAGATCTGTCGGCGGTCCGGCTGTAG
- the thiI gene encoding tRNA uracil 4-sulfurtransferase ThiI, whose translation MESVTLVRYGEVGLKRGNRAYFVSRLCANLRRATGRAVENHFDHIVIPGRLGVSALDAVGKTFGVAAFSPAVRVPAVVERIEQAAEELVRQQLAAAERQVGAATLRVETRRRDKAFPLTSSDLDRHLGSYLQGRFAGLGVRMRAPDVHLRVEIRDAAYLYTEVRPGPGGLPVGTGGGVVGLLSGGIDSPVALWMMAKRGMEVTPLHFHAFPFTSDRSRDKVVALVERLRAWCGPLRLHVAPFAHVQRAIRDSVSEPFWTVVMRRTMMRIAERLADQVGADALVTGESLGQVASQTIEAVRAIGDATRLPVLRPLIGLDKQEITEIARRIGTYEISVLPYDDCCTLFVPRRPRTRPTVEEAQAAETGLDVDSLVREALAGVETVDAPRSPILARP comes from the coding sequence ATGGAGAGCGTGACACTGGTCCGTTACGGAGAGGTTGGGCTGAAGCGGGGCAACCGCGCCTACTTCGTCTCCCGGCTGTGCGCCAACCTGCGTCGGGCGACCGGGCGGGCGGTGGAAAACCACTTCGACCACATCGTCATCCCCGGTCGGCTGGGCGTGAGCGCGCTGGACGCGGTCGGGAAGACGTTCGGCGTCGCCGCGTTCAGTCCGGCGGTGCGGGTACCGGCGGTGGTGGAACGCATCGAGCAGGCGGCGGAAGAACTCGTACGACAGCAGCTGGCCGCGGCAGAGCGCCAGGTCGGTGCGGCGACGCTGCGGGTCGAGACGCGCAGACGGGATAAGGCCTTCCCGCTGACGTCGTCCGACCTGGACCGCCACCTGGGTTCATACCTGCAGGGCCGGTTCGCCGGGCTGGGGGTCCGCATGCGCGCCCCCGACGTGCATCTGCGGGTGGAGATCCGTGACGCCGCCTACCTCTACACGGAAGTGCGCCCCGGACCCGGCGGGCTACCAGTCGGCACGGGAGGCGGCGTCGTGGGGCTACTGTCCGGGGGGATCGACAGCCCCGTGGCGCTGTGGATGATGGCCAAGCGTGGGATGGAGGTCACACCCCTGCACTTCCACGCATTCCCCTTCACCAGCGACCGGTCGCGCGACAAGGTGGTCGCCCTTGTCGAACGGCTGCGGGCGTGGTGCGGGCCGCTGCGGCTGCACGTCGCCCCGTTTGCCCACGTCCAGCGCGCCATCCGCGACAGCGTGAGCGAGCCGTTCTGGACGGTTGTGATGCGACGGACGATGATGCGGATCGCCGAACGCCTGGCCGACCAGGTGGGCGCGGACGCGCTCGTGACCGGCGAGAGTTTGGGGCAGGTAGCCAGTCAGACGATCGAAGCGGTGCGGGCGATCGGCGACGCGACGCGTCTGCCGGTGCTGCGCCCGCTGATTGGGCTGGACAAGCAGGAGATCACGGAGATCGCCCGGCGGATCGGCACGTACGAGATCTCGGTGCTGCCCTACGACGACTGCTGCACACTGTTCGTGCCGCGCCGGCCGCGCACTCGGCCCACGGTCGAGGAAGCCCAGGCCGCGGAAACGGGACTGGACGTGGACTCACTGGTGCGCGAAGCCCTCGCCGGTGTGGAGACGGTGGACGCCCCTAGGTCACCCATTCTCGCACGTCCGTAG
- a CDS encoding glycosyltransferase, with translation MALTIGMFTDSYRPRISGVVHSVGTLARCLRARGHRVHIFAPHYPGQVDDEPDVHRLPSLVIGKNRDFPVLLPTVGPLRRIERELGLDVLHAHSPFVAGHLAMRVRDGRPVVFTHHTLYAEYVHYAPGIPSPLARWWVRRRVRRFCDRCDVVIVPTRVIGRMLRDHGVRARIDVIPTAVLDLNAIGRIPPISREPFGDAPLVVCAGRMAPEKSMDLVLEAFAVARARHPAHLVMVGGGPALPQLQGLAVRMGIADHVTFVGELPYESAIAWMKAADVFAFASQTETQGLVVLEAMACGVPVVVVAAAGVVEAVEHGQTGLLTEPDPVSLGEAIGRVLADEDLRRTLGEGGRRAAQAYSAEAVTERTLRVYASVAGGTG, from the coding sequence GTGGCTCTGACCATCGGCATGTTCACCGACTCCTACCGCCCCCGGATCAGCGGAGTGGTGCACTCGGTCGGCACCCTGGCCCGCTGCCTCCGCGCCCGCGGCCACAGGGTCCACATCTTCGCCCCGCACTACCCCGGTCAGGTCGACGACGAGCCAGACGTGCACAGGCTGCCTTCCCTCGTCATCGGGAAAAACCGGGACTTCCCGGTCCTCTTGCCGACCGTGGGGCCTCTGCGCCGGATCGAGAGGGAACTGGGACTGGATGTGCTGCATGCGCACTCCCCATTCGTCGCCGGACACCTGGCGATGCGGGTGCGCGACGGCCGACCGGTGGTGTTCACGCACCACACCCTCTATGCGGAGTACGTGCACTACGCGCCTGGGATCCCGTCCCCGCTGGCGCGCTGGTGGGTGCGTCGCCGCGTGCGGCGCTTTTGTGACCGATGCGACGTGGTGATCGTCCCGACCCGGGTGATCGGCCGGATGCTGCGCGATCACGGCGTCCGAGCGCGGATCGACGTCATCCCCACCGCAGTCCTGGACCTCAACGCCATCGGACGGATCCCTCCGATCTCTCGGGAACCGTTCGGCGATGCACCCCTGGTCGTCTGCGCCGGGAGGATGGCTCCGGAGAAGAGCATGGACTTGGTGCTCGAGGCGTTCGCCGTCGCCCGGGCACGGCACCCCGCCCACCTCGTCATGGTGGGCGGCGGACCCGCCCTCCCCCAACTCCAGGGCCTCGCCGTGCGCATGGGCATCGCCGACCACGTCACGTTCGTCGGTGAACTGCCGTACGAATCCGCGATCGCGTGGATGAAGGCCGCCGACGTGTTCGCGTTCGCCTCCCAGACCGAGACGCAGGGGCTGGTCGTACTCGAGGCCATGGCCTGCGGCGTTCCGGTGGTGGTGGTCGCCGCCGCCGGGGTGGTCGAGGCGGTTGAGCACGGGCAGACCGGGCTGCTCACCGAACCCGATCCCGTTTCGCTGGGAGAGGCGATCGGCCGCGTCCTGGCCGATGAGGATCTCCGTCGCACCCTGGGGGAAGGGGGCCGCCGCGCGGCGCAGGCGTACTCGGCGGAAGCGGTGACGGAGCGCACGCTGCGGGTGTACGCGTCGGTAGCGGGCGGGACCGGCTAG
- a CDS encoding helix-turn-helix domain-containing protein, producing MAERATGRDDAATDGSEVLPTRPDSRTGAATRGGLDARSRLARLARQEALPIEVPAPRPPRGGRRPFTESREDLIRRLLDPELTLQEASLILNLSKATIRRYTDQGKLRCTRTAGGQRRFRLSDLLALMEGQDS from the coding sequence ATGGCGGAACGCGCGACCGGACGCGACGACGCGGCGACTGACGGGAGTGAGGTGCTGCCCACCAGGCCCGACTCCCGGACCGGAGCAGCAACCCGCGGGGGGCTTGATGCCAGGTCACGGCTGGCGCGGCTCGCCCGGCAGGAGGCCCTCCCCATCGAGGTGCCCGCCCCGCGTCCCCCACGCGGAGGCCGACGTCCCTTCACTGAAAGCCGAGAGGATCTCATCCGCCGGCTGCTGGACCCCGAGCTCACCCTCCAGGAAGCCTCGCTCATCCTGAACCTGAGCAAGGCCACGATCCGCCGTTACACCGACCAGGGGAAGCTGCGGTGCACCCGCACCGCCGGCGGCCAGCGTCGGTTCCGCCTCTCCGACCTGCTGGCCTTGATGGAGGGACAGGACTCGTGA